The DNA window ttctGGTgacattaataattgtttttgtttttttttttttagatttaaatatattatattatgtAATAAATTATAGAAAGTATTAGGGCTTTAATGTTTGAAAACAAGATGTATAACATGGTAAGAAATAAACTTTACCTATGATTTACACTATGGTGGGTTGAGAATACTGTAAAAGGAAATATTCTACAAACAAGGTTCTCGTCAACGAAAACACTTGTGTTCCCATTGTCAGAATCACATTTAGAGATATTCTACTATGTATGTGGTAAAATCCTGGTTAGTTAGtttgtaatttttctttctataaAGCAAGCTTAATACTATAGACACCTTTCGCCTACGTAGGATCACTCTCGACTTTCATATAATTTAGTGACTAGTTTCTTGATTGAAGGGAGAAAAATCGTTTTCCTGACAGGGGTAAAGTGGAACAATGAAAACACTGTATTTACCAATCATGTCTAGACAGTTACTCGTCCTTTCATAAAATGTTGAGGATAGTTTTGCACATGATCACTTCCTTTCTTTAGTATTtaaaggaaagaaaaaccaagacaaaaagaaagataaaTTATACGGAAGGAGAATGAATACAATTTGTCCTTTGTTTTTTCCGCTGATGGGCAGACTAGAATAGCGATGATTTTGTCTGGAATATAGTATTGTGCTTTATGGTAAAGGACCTCTCGTACCCAACCGTTGAAGTCGTTTCTTGTATAATAGATTTGTATTATGGTAGTGATGACAGATTAAATTGGGTCTTTTGATATCTGTTTTTTACATTGACTATAAATGTACAACTCAGTTATGAAGGCTACCTTCTAACTGTTATtaacaatataaaaatagCTAACCAATTCTATAGAAATTGGGATTAGTTTAGTATTGAATACAACATGTTAAATATATGgaatttattgttataGTTAATACTTCATTATGTATCTTCCATTTTCCACTACAGGTTCAACCTGTGGATTATTTCACTCTGCTCGGTAAAATGTTAAATCACAACCAAATACTAATAAGAATTCATTAAACAATTACCATATAATAAACTGTGAAAAATTAACTCCTAAGAATGGGGACGCCAGTACATGTGGTTCAGCAATTCCTGAAAGgaccttttttttttttttgtatgcttctataattattgatatttatacagatttttgttttgcaaCCATTTTTATGTTCTTATCTTTTTATCCACAACAAAGACGATGGTAAATATACTTTTATCCATATGGAtcttaatttattttatgaCTGGCCTATCATTTGCAAGTAGTTCTTATTTAGTATCACTTCATTCCCAAGAGACTATTGATACATTTATGGCCTACGACGCAACATACCCACAAGATCTTCAAGTTAGCGAGCTAATCAATTCGAAATTTAAGATAGGCAATTTCTCAGGATTTTCTGGAAGCTTCTCTGAGGACATCATTAAAAGGCTAGAAAGGTGTCCTTTGGTAGATGAAATTGTTCCTGATATCACTGTTAAGGCTTATGATGCAACGTTTCAAAATCTGGCTCCTAGACACTTGGCAAGGATAAGCAGAAGAAAACGAATGAAGCCAATAAAAAAGTATCCCTATGTTTATGAATCTGACTTTATTGGTAAGAAAGTGAGTGCTTATGTAATTGATTCAGGAATCGCAATTGGCCATCCCGAATTTCAAGGTAGAGCTAGAACTGGTAAAGATTTCACGGATGAAGGACCAGGCGATAAAAATGGTCATGGAACTCATGTTGCCGGATTAATTGGATCTCATACATATGGTGTTGCTAAGGGCGTTCAGATTATTGATGTCAAAGCATTAAATTCAAAGGGAACAGGCTCTTTGAGTACTATTCTTGTTGCAATTGAATTTGCGGTGAATCATAGATTACGTTCAGGACGAATGGGTGTTgccaatttatcattaggTGCGTATAAAAACAAACTACTAAACAAGGCAATTGATCAAGCTACTCAGACTGGACTTGTGTTTGTAGTTGCTGCTGGcaataacaatataaatGCATGCTTGACCAGTCCATCGAGTTCCCCTTATGCAATAACTGTTGGTGCCATAGACGATTACAATGACTCAATTGCCagtttttcaaattgggGTGAGTGTGTT is part of the Candida dubliniensis CD36 chromosome R, complete sequence genome and encodes:
- a CDS encoding cerevisin precursor, putative (Similar to S. cerevisiae PRB1), with the protein product MVNILLSIWILIYFMTGLSFASSSYLVSLHSQETIDTFMAYDATYPQDLQVSELINSKFKIGNFSGFSGSFSEDIIKRLERCPLVDEIVPDITVKAYDATFQNSAPRHLARISRRKRMKPIKKYPYVYESDFIGKKVSAYVIDSGIAIGHPEFQGRARTGKDFTDEGPGDKNGHGTHVAGLIGSHTYGVAKGVQIIDVKALNSKGTGSLSTILVAIEFAVNHRLRSGRMGVANLSLGAYKNKLLNKAIDQATQTGLVFVVAAGNNNINACLTSPSSSPYAITVGAIDDYNDSIASFSNWGECVDLFASGAYVKSVNIRSDFRPSVLSGTSMAAPIVTGLVANLLNEGVDPELIKGQLIEMSTKHRISKSSLFLKKRTPNRIAYNGICYSYYQDEEDCFSD